CCACCTTGTAATAATGCTTCCATTTGCTCGCAATAATCGGCTGCAAGCTCATCATAGGTCAAAGCACGAAACGCCGGATTATTCACATCAGGGCTCATGGAACAGGTTTTGTTCGTAGGCCCTACAGAGCCTGCTACAAAACGAGGTTTATCGGGAGTAAGAGAAGTAAACTCATCGGCAATTTCACGTGCCAGTCTTACAGCAGCAAAATTTATTTCACGTACATACTCCTGTACATGATAATCGGCCATACTGACACGAGTGGAGTTAAAGGTGTTAGTCTCAATAATATCCGCACCTGCTGCCAGATACTTACGGTGAATATCCTGTATCACATCCGGACGAGTCAGACAAAGTAAGTCATTATTACCCTTCAACTGTCCCTGAATATCCGAAAAGCGCTCACCCCGGAAGTCTTTTTCCTCTAAGTTATACTGTTGTATCATAGTACCCATAGCACCGTCCAGAATGAGGATGCGCTCATGCACTATTTTTTCTATAGAAGCCATACTTATCATTTTTTGAACATCCGTGCCATGTCACGTTTGTCCTCTTTTTCCTTTAAAGACTGCCGCTTGTCATATTCCTTTTTACCTTTGGCAAGGGCTACCACAACCTTTGCCAATCCTTTTTCATTGATAAACATACGTACAGGAACTATTGTAAAACCTGGGCTCTTCGTTTCACGTGCCAATTTATCCAGTTCTTTTTTATTCAACAGTAATTTACGCTCCCTGCGTGCATTGTGGTTATTGTACGAGCCATAGAAGTATTCGGCAATATGCATATTTTTCACCCACAGTTCACCGTTGGCAAAATAACAGAACGTATCGACAAGACTTGCTTTTCCCAAACGGATCGATTTAATCTCCGTGCCTGTGAGTACGATACCCGCCGTATAGGTATCTATCAGTTCGTAATCAAACGTGGCACGCTTGTTTTTAATATTTACAGGAGCTTGTTTCATAAATTAATTCATCAGTTCAGCACAATCGTCAGTTTATTGAATATCCACTCAATGACCAACGGACATACTATTAACAAAATAGAAGAAAGAACAGTAAATCGCAAGCGATCTTTTTCTGACATTTGCATCATTTTCACGCTTCCTTCCCACACCACATAGACAACATAAAATTGAAGTAATAATGCTATAATGCTGAAATCAGGCAATATGCCGATAATAATCTTCAGCAAAAACACCACTACCAATGAATAACCCGCAAATTGTTGTGTCAACGGTATGTCACTACCCATTCTGAACATACGGACACGCAACCCGTTGATAAAATAGGCAGCCAAGAAATATCCTCCAAACAAAGATACCGCCACTGCGCAGCATCGCGTCATGGCATACTGAAAACTTTGTGGTTCTCCCCACCCCATAGCCACCAAAGAGCCAATGAAGACGGACAAGCCGCATAAACCAATCATTGGATAGACAAAAGCCGTAAACACCTTTCGCCTATCCTCTAAACTAATTTCCTCCCAAGCGTGAGCCGGAGAGGAAATCAGTAAAAGGGCTATATGAAATAAGTCTTTGTAATTCAATATCATTTAAATGTATATGTCCAACTTTGAGTTGTAGCGCCCTCAGTCGCTATCAAAGAGTTTGATTGAGAGTTCGTCTGTGCTTCAACTCTTATCTTGGTCGGCTTATTGCCTGTTTTACTTTCAAAAGCAGACATTGCTTCACTCAAGCTATATGCCTTGCCTGTAATATATCCCCAAACATTACGCGTTACAGTTTCCGTATCACTGTCACTTACAACATGATTGACCGTCAATACCAATTCCGTATCTCCCGACTTCAAATCAGCTAAGTTATATGTAACCACAATAGCATGCTTAGCAATTTCTTTGGTCATTGCATCTTGTGTGCTTTCTGATTTATACCAGAAAAATGGTGTAACAAACAGATAACTATAAGATCCAAATGTATAGACAGCCGGATCGACAGACGAAGAATAACCATTAAGAGATATATTTCCAGACAATACATACAATGGAGCATTGGCAGTAGTCGGCATATAAGCAGCATTAAACGGCCCCTCAGTAGCTTTGGCGTTGAGTTGTGTTGGCTCATTACCGTTATATAAAGCTACTGTATAAGATGTGCCTTCGGTAGATTGTCCCTCGGGAACAGTATAATAAAAGCTATAAATTCCACCTTCTGTAAAAGTAGTCGAGGAACCGGATAATTTCAACTGTTTTCCATCAACAGTCATGAACGTAGGAGGATATGAGGAAATACATCTTCCTATAACCGCATTATAAGAAGGTGTGTTATCTGATGAATTCAGACAAGAAGTTAGAGTAACGCCCATCAGCAAAGTCAAGGCAACCATCAAGAATTTTAATTGTTTCATTTTCCTTATAAATATTAGAGTTCGCAAATTTAGATAAAAGAATTGAGTAATAAAGCACCCGCTTCGTTTTTTCATTGTTTTTAAGACTAAATGAAAGATTAAGCTAAATACTGCACAGCCAACACTATTTTAACATCTATTTAATAGAAAACAGTTTAGATACTTCATCTTTCTTTTGTTCTGATTCTCTTTTCTTCCGCATCTGCTCCCTATCTGCTCCGTGTCTATAGAGAGCAAAGATACAAGGAGCAGATACGGAGAAGGTAGGGAGAAGGTAGGGAGAAATCATGAAGCAGATGCAAATGTTCTGTTTTTCGGATTCTGCATTACACAATTCGCGCAAACAGGTCCAAATGCTCATCTACATATCCGGCTACCAATGCCGTATATTCTTCTTCTTTTTCTAAAAATTCCTCCTCCAATCCGTCAAATACCTCATACTGTTCGTACATAGCCATGAATTCTTCGTCAGTGCGCTCACGTTCCAAGTCCTCGCAATGCTCGTCATAAATCTTTTTTGCCGCATATACCAGTTTGCTCAAATCTCCAACTCCCCAAAGACGCATCACTTTGGCGAAAGGATTGGCAAAAATATAGCTTCCATAGCCATTCTGTATCAAT
Above is a window of Bacteroides helcogenes P 36-108 DNA encoding:
- a CDS encoding Yip1 family protein — its product is MNYKDLFHIALLLISSPAHAWEEISLEDRRKVFTAFVYPMIGLCGLSVFIGSLVAMGWGEPQSFQYAMTRCCAVAVSLFGGYFLAAYFINGLRVRMFRMGSDIPLTQQFAGYSLVVVFLLKIIIGILPDFSIIALLLQFYVVYVVWEGSVKMMQMSEKDRLRFTVLSSILLIVCPLVIEWIFNKLTIVLN
- the smpB gene encoding SsrA-binding protein gives rise to the protein MKQAPVNIKNKRATFDYELIDTYTAGIVLTGTEIKSIRLGKASLVDTFCYFANGELWVKNMHIAEYFYGSYNNHNARRERKLLLNKKELDKLARETKSPGFTIVPVRMFINEKGLAKVVVALAKGKKEYDKRQSLKEKEDKRDMARMFKK
- a CDS encoding DMP19 family protein, whose protein sequence is MIEVTDTDLRRSASEGMDAFIKVFTDRYQEVTGGKLTADTMPLLTGEQHSLLAYQIFRDEVMEGGFCQLIQNGYGSYIFANPFAKVMRLWGVGDLSKLVYAAKKIYDEHCEDLERERTDEEFMAMYEQYEVFDGLEEEFLEKEEEYTALVAGYVDEHLDLFARIV